From the genome of Nostoc punctiforme PCC 73102, one region includes:
- a CDS encoding type IV secretory system conjugative DNA transfer family protein has protein sequence MTGTPKTEVKANQFIPAGLESALFSPAGLGVLACGAVIVIAKIIDSRGGIAKLATARWGGTREKTAARQLACKQIQQRLHNRVSLYVGTPKNTTSEVINGVRRTCIPEDSTTLYFPEAQRGILVCGGPGSGKSFSMINPLIRSVIDQGLPLALYDFKYASQESADSPSKGQAPILAGYAIERGYQVTVLAPGFAESAVANPIDFLRSNEDSEMARQLAITLNRNFQLGDQDSGNSFFTNAGDQLVQAVFMLAKGTDYPDIMMCQAILGLPKLVKRIEQAENLNFMVREAFAQFVSVAGSPETAASIVGTASGLFSRFMVPSALAAFCGKTNIPLDLKERQMVIFGMNKEKRDVIAPLLVSILHLLVSRNVANKRTCPLVLGIDELPTLYLPALVDWLNQNREDGLISILGLQNLSMLIESYGENTTNAIFGGCATKAFFNPQDDVAAERFSKFLGEEEIKYKQRSRSSGGKGGASISNSDQNSTRKLFDVNQFNTLPSGKAVIISPGFRSRGQISLPILQSIKIPQHEIQSEADSVKAWYEFQKLLSKNSTLLTPADEEMKIRRASAVKLLPLIENQEQLSEYASLI, from the coding sequence ATGACAGGGACTCCTAAGACAGAGGTTAAGGCAAATCAATTTATTCCCGCAGGACTTGAATCAGCGCTGTTTTCCCCCGCAGGTTTAGGGGTACTTGCTTGTGGCGCAGTGATTGTAATCGCCAAAATCATCGATAGTAGGGGAGGTATTGCCAAGCTAGCGACAGCGCGCTGGGGCGGGACAAGAGAGAAAACAGCGGCTCGTCAGTTGGCGTGTAAACAAATTCAGCAACGCTTGCATAACCGGGTATCACTGTATGTAGGAACTCCCAAGAATACAACGAGCGAGGTTATTAATGGTGTCCGTAGAACTTGCATCCCTGAAGATTCAACAACCCTTTATTTTCCAGAGGCACAGCGAGGCATCCTAGTTTGTGGTGGCCCAGGGAGTGGAAAGTCATTTTCAATGATTAATCCCCTGATTCGCTCTGTAATTGATCAGGGCTTACCTCTGGCTTTATATGATTTCAAATACGCCTCCCAGGAATCAGCTGATTCTCCATCTAAAGGGCAAGCTCCAATACTTGCAGGGTATGCGATAGAACGCGGTTATCAGGTTACTGTGCTTGCCCCAGGCTTTGCAGAATCAGCAGTTGCCAACCCTATCGACTTTCTTCGCAGTAATGAAGACTCAGAAATGGCACGGCAGCTTGCGATTACACTCAATCGCAATTTCCAACTCGGTGATCAAGATTCTGGAAATAGCTTCTTTACCAACGCTGGCGATCAGTTAGTCCAAGCCGTCTTTATGCTGGCAAAGGGCACAGATTATCCAGATATCATGATGTGCCAAGCGATACTAGGGTTGCCAAAGTTAGTTAAGCGCATAGAGCAAGCAGAAAATCTGAATTTCATGGTTAGAGAGGCTTTCGCACAGTTTGTATCTGTTGCAGGGTCGCCAGAAACAGCAGCTAGTATTGTGGGTACAGCTAGCGGATTGTTCAGCCGCTTCATGGTTCCCTCGGCATTAGCAGCATTCTGTGGAAAAACTAATATTCCACTGGATTTGAAGGAACGGCAGATGGTGATTTTCGGGATGAACAAAGAGAAGCGTGATGTAATTGCCCCTTTGCTTGTCTCGATTCTGCATCTATTAGTTAGCCGGAATGTGGCTAACAAACGTACTTGTCCTTTGGTGTTGGGGATTGATGAATTACCCACATTATATTTACCAGCACTGGTTGATTGGCTCAATCAGAACCGCGAGGATGGACTAATTTCTATCTTAGGTTTACAAAATCTCTCAATGCTGATTGAATCTTATGGTGAAAACACAACTAATGCAATATTTGGTGGTTGTGCGACCAAAGCATTCTTTAATCCCCAAGATGATGTAGCCGCCGAACGATTTAGTAAGTTTTTAGGTGAAGAAGAAATTAAATACAAGCAACGTTCTCGTTCATCAGGAGGCAAGGGCGGTGCAAGCATTTCTAATTCTGACCAAAACAGTACTCGCAAGTTATTTGATGTCAATCAATTTAACACTTTACCATCAGGAAAAGCAGTAATTATTAGTCCCGGATTTCGTTCTCGTGGTCAAATAAGTTTGCCAATTTTGCAATCAATTAAGATTCCTCAGCATGAAATCCAATCTGAAGCTGACAGTGTGAAAGCTTGGTACGAGTTTCAAAAGTTATTATCTAAAAACTCTACTCTCTTAACTCCAGCAGATGAAGAAATGAAAATTCGCCGAGCCTCCGCGGTAAAATTGTTACCTTTGATAGAAAATCAAGAGCAATTATCAGAATATGCGAGTCTGATTTAA
- a CDS encoding ATPase AAA has translation MVKSSIRNQKIVPFEDFLDLATLVKLKKGNYQIGAYLLSKKQVSDTNNTLQLVFGYECTGFHPLFNSSERLEAMVKAFENGCKEFSSGEKFTFRWSSFCDEEKVIESYRQRLDSPISLESEFLDWGQVARMQELTRNHQRKDIKLSIYTTFTVRPGGTEGGDAVDRAIVKLANFLQRKFTPTGATELTLQNLIQVLEKAIIVSLRHQQILSEMGLFPSPKSDKQLWSDLVDRMGAKPTKVPHALVYDTGELREEINEAAPNPSWYNDQLHATSVLLNNGIPYADRRWVCLPHQSTDKKKYIGVMTLAQKPEVFASTHQQIRFLWDVFSREVIYDVEIITEISPADQKMIRLTQQLITRRSINASASASKKTIDVGAQINTERSVDAQKQLYTGDVPENVAVIILVYRNSPEEIDDACRLISGYINQPAELIREMQYTWSIWLDTLLLRQRPQLTFPFNRRATFFASEVIGLTPVVQTAHGDKQGFELIAHEGQSSVHIDLSKPKNMMVIGTTGSGKSVIIASIIYQCLALGMSVLMIDLPNDDGSGTFGDFTPYFNGFYFDISKESNNLVQPLDLSKISESQWEERTKAHRNDINLIVLQLVLGTQKFDGLLSQTIESVIPLGTKAFYEDADIKERFELARKAGINTPEWADTPTLADMEKFFSLAYIYLGYQDDNVEKALNYIRLRLQYWQASSIGSAICKPSTFQADSQLITFALTNLQSGKDAEVFGMSAYIAASRQSLSSPNSVFFMDEASVLLGFSALSRLAGRKCATARKQGCRVFLAAQDIISIAKSEAGEQILQNMPLRLIGRIVPGAANSFSELLGIPREIIDKNESFIPNIQQLYTLWLLDYNNKYVRCRYYPSYPLLALVANSREEQSTRDKFKKTYRDKFTWVAEFSKYYVDCVKQGKPL, from the coding sequence ATGGTAAAAAGCAGTATTCGTAATCAAAAAATAGTACCCTTTGAAGACTTTTTAGACTTAGCAACTTTAGTAAAATTAAAAAAGGGGAACTATCAAATTGGAGCTTACTTGTTGAGCAAAAAACAAGTAAGCGACACTAACAACACCCTGCAATTAGTATTCGGATATGAATGCACTGGCTTTCACCCACTGTTTAATTCATCTGAGAGATTAGAGGCGATGGTCAAGGCTTTTGAGAACGGCTGTAAAGAGTTCTCGTCGGGTGAGAAATTCACCTTTCGTTGGTCTTCGTTTTGCGACGAAGAGAAAGTGATTGAAAGCTATCGCCAGAGACTAGATAGCCCTATATCTCTTGAGAGTGAGTTTCTTGATTGGGGGCAAGTTGCCCGAATGCAGGAACTCACACGTAACCATCAGCGCAAGGACATCAAGCTCAGTATTTACACGACTTTCACTGTCCGCCCAGGAGGTACCGAAGGTGGTGACGCGGTAGATAGAGCAATAGTTAAGCTGGCGAACTTTTTACAGCGCAAATTCACGCCAACAGGCGCGACCGAACTCACTCTTCAAAACTTAATTCAAGTTCTTGAAAAAGCGATAATTGTCTCTTTGCGCCATCAACAAATACTATCTGAGATGGGCTTGTTCCCCTCGCCAAAATCAGACAAGCAATTGTGGAGCGACCTAGTTGATAGAATGGGTGCGAAGCCGACAAAAGTGCCCCATGCTCTAGTTTATGATACAGGCGAATTAAGGGAGGAGATTAACGAAGCCGCGCCCAACCCATCGTGGTATAACGACCAATTACACGCTACATCCGTACTTCTGAATAATGGCATCCCCTACGCTGATCGGCGCTGGGTATGCTTGCCCCATCAGAGTACTGACAAAAAGAAGTATATCGGCGTAATGACGCTTGCCCAAAAACCAGAGGTGTTTGCTTCAACCCATCAGCAAATACGTTTTTTATGGGACGTATTCTCACGCGAGGTTATTTATGATGTCGAGATAATAACAGAGATTAGCCCAGCCGATCAAAAAATGATTAGGCTTACCCAACAATTGATTACGAGGCGGTCAATAAATGCCTCCGCTAGCGCCAGCAAAAAGACTATTGACGTAGGAGCGCAAATTAATACGGAGCGGTCAGTCGATGCTCAGAAGCAGCTTTACACGGGTGATGTCCCGGAAAATGTAGCTGTCATAATCCTTGTTTATCGTAACTCTCCAGAAGAAATCGACGACGCTTGCAGGCTGATTTCAGGGTATATCAATCAGCCTGCCGAGTTGATTAGAGAAATGCAATATACATGGTCAATCTGGCTTGACACTTTGCTGTTGAGACAGCGACCGCAGCTGACTTTTCCTTTCAACAGACGCGCCACTTTCTTTGCTAGTGAAGTAATTGGTTTAACGCCAGTCGTTCAAACAGCGCACGGTGATAAACAAGGCTTTGAATTAATTGCACATGAGGGTCAATCCTCGGTTCATATTGACCTGTCAAAGCCGAAAAACATGATGGTAATCGGCACTACCGGGAGTGGGAAATCGGTAATCATCGCCTCTATTATTTATCAATGCTTGGCGTTGGGAATGTCAGTATTAATGATTGACTTGCCAAATGATGATGGTTCAGGAACCTTTGGAGATTTCACGCCCTACTTTAATGGGTTTTATTTTGATATCTCAAAGGAATCAAACAACCTTGTACAACCGCTAGACCTATCAAAGATTTCTGAGTCGCAGTGGGAGGAAAGAACAAAAGCCCATCGAAATGATATTAATTTAATCGTGCTTCAATTAGTTTTAGGAACGCAAAAGTTTGATGGGTTGCTATCACAAACTATAGAATCTGTAATCCCTTTGGGTACAAAAGCCTTTTACGAAGATGCCGACATCAAGGAGCGATTTGAATTAGCGCGAAAAGCAGGGATAAACACCCCAGAGTGGGCGGATACCCCGACATTGGCAGATATGGAGAAATTCTTCTCGCTTGCATATATTTATTTAGGCTATCAGGATGACAATGTAGAAAAAGCACTTAATTACATCCGCTTGCGGTTACAGTACTGGCAGGCTAGTAGCATTGGTAGCGCTATCTGCAAGCCTTCAACCTTCCAGGCAGATAGCCAGTTGATTACCTTTGCACTGACTAATCTGCAATCAGGAAAAGATGCAGAAGTGTTCGGGATGAGTGCATATATCGCCGCGTCCCGTCAATCCCTCTCCTCGCCCAACAGCGTGTTCTTTATGGATGAGGCTAGCGTATTGCTGGGATTTTCGGCATTATCGCGGCTTGCGGGTCGTAAATGCGCTACGGCTCGAAAGCAAGGCTGTCGGGTGTTTCTGGCGGCACAAGATATCATTTCTATTGCCAAATCGGAGGCAGGAGAACAAATATTACAAAATATGCCCTTGCGGTTGATTGGGAGGATTGTTCCAGGAGCGGCTAATAGTTTCTCTGAGTTGCTGGGCATCCCTAGAGAAATTATCGATAAAAACGAAAGTTTTATCCCTAATATTCAGCAATTATATACTTTGTGGCTGTTGGACTACAACAACAAGTATGTTCGCTGCCGCTATTATCCCTCCTATCCCCTGCTGGCGTTGGTGGCTAATAGCAGAGAGGAACAATCCACACGAGATAAATTTAAGAAAACTTACAGAGACAAGTTTACCTGGGTGGCAGAATTTTCTAAGTATTATGTCGATTGCGTTAAGCAGGGTAAACCATTATGA
- a CDS encoding helix-hairpin-helix domain-containing protein, whose protein sequence is MIRLLQVEKFPILMLPEIEAYLESGLFRGIGKKTAQTLVNCFGSETLSILDNNPEKLYTVPGLTQYRIDGITKAWSESKKNPNLGVITQLLAVGTSLKLALKICDYYGHKTANVLQNNPYRLIDDIDGIGFKTADELAISLGIPLYSDTRYISALIHVLKSGLREGNCFLPFEQLVRHHVKIT, encoded by the coding sequence ATGATCAGGCTCCTTCAAGTCGAAAAATTCCCGATTCTGATGTTGCCGGAAATCGAGGCGTATTTAGAAAGTGGACTATTTCGTGGGATTGGCAAGAAAACTGCTCAAACTTTGGTCAATTGCTTTGGAAGTGAGACTTTATCGATATTAGATAACAACCCCGAAAAACTTTACACTGTTCCCGGACTAACTCAATATCGTATTGATGGTATTACCAAAGCTTGGTCAGAGAGTAAAAAGAATCCGAACTTGGGAGTGATTACCCAACTTTTGGCTGTGGGAACTTCATTGAAGTTAGCTTTGAAAATTTGTGACTATTACGGACACAAAACTGCAAATGTACTTCAGAACAACCCTTACAGATTAATTGATGATATTGATGGCATCGGTTTTAAGACTGCTGATGAGCTAGCAATATCTCTTGGTATCCCACTATACAGCGATACTCGTTATATCTCAGCTTTAATCCATGTTTTAAAATCCGGCTTGCGTGAAGGGAATTGTTTTTTACCGTTTGAGCAATTAGTAAGGCATCATGTAAAAATAACTTGA
- a CDS encoding ISAzo13-like element ISNpu10 family transposase (programmed frameshift), with protein MSDKQVVESIQDKYDSLSPYLNEKTRRIWAAIEARSLGWGGVSQVALATGLSRTTIHAGIRLLLDASGEKTSNDDSNRIRSSGAGRKLLEEKDAMLLSDLESLIEPVTLGDPESPLKWTSKSVVKLAAALNIGGHRTSPKSVYNLLESLGYSLQSNRKTRDGSSHPDRDDQFLHISNQVLHFQSQNEPVISVDNKKKELIGDFKNSGTEWCEKEQPIEVKMHDFVDPKLGKAIPYGIYDLTSNQGWVNVGIDHDTAEFAVESIRHWWYSMGKQVYPSSEHIMITADCGGSNSYRSRLWKLKLQELATDTGKTIHVCHFPPGTSKWNKIEHRLFCHITQNWRGRPLTSLQVVINLIRNTTTTQGLEVEARLDPNLYKTGIKVTDQELDTIAIERNSFHGEWNYIIKPKVVS; from the exons ATGTCTGATAAGCAGGTAGTAGAAAGCATTCAAGACAAGTACGATTCGTTATCGCCTTATTTGAATGAGAAAACACGGCGTATTTGGGCAGCAATTGAAGCCCGAAGCCTGGGCTGGGGAGGCGTGAGTCAGGTTGCGCTCGCAACTGGACTATCCCGGACTACAATCCATGCTGGGATACGGTTATTGTTAGACGCTTCGGGGGAAAAAACCTCGAATGATGATAGTAATCGAATTCGTTCGTCAGGTGCTGGACGTAAACTACTTGAAGAAAAAGACGCAATGCTGCTATCAGATTTAGAATCGCTGATTGAACCAGTGACACTGGGAGACCCAGAATCTCCTCTAAAATGGACTTCTAAAAGTGTTGTGAAACTGGCTGCGGCATTAAACATTGGGGGACATAGGACTAGTCCTAAAAGTGTTTATAACTTACTTGAATCGCTTGGCTACAGCTTACAATCAAATCGTAAAACCCGTGATGGCTCATCTCATCCAGATAGAGATGATCAGTTTTTACATATTTCCAACCAAGTCTTGCACTTTCAATCCCAGAACGAACCCGTAATTTCAGTTGATA ACAAAAAAAAAGAATTAATTGGAGATTTTAAAAATTCTGGAACCGAGTGGTGTGAAAAGGAACAGCCAATTGAGGTGAAAATGCATGATTTTGTTGACCCCAAGTTGGGCAAGGCAATTCCCTACGGAATTTATGACTTAACCTCAAATCAAGGATGGGTAAATGTTGGCATTGACCACGATACCGCAGAGTTTGCAGTCGAGTCTATTCGTCATTGGTGGTACTCAATGGGTAAACAAGTTTATCCCAGCAGTGAGCATATAATGATTACGGCTGATTGCGGTGGTAGCAATAGTTATCGCTCACGATTGTGGAAATTGAAGTTACAAGAATTAGCAACTGATACTGGTAAAACTATTCATGTGTGTCATTTTCCTCCAGGCACAAGTAAATGGAATAAGATTGAGCATCGCTTGTTTTGTCACATTACCCAAAACTGGCGAGGCAGACCATTAACTAGCTTGCAAGTTGTGATTAATCTAATTCGCAATACTACCACCACACAAGGATTAGAAGTTGAAGCTAGATTAGATCCAAATCTCTACAAAACGGGAATCAAGGTTACAGACCAAGAGCTTGATACTATCGCAATCGAACGAAATTCTTTTCATGGTGAGTGGAACTATATTATCAAACCCAAAGTAGTCAGTTAA
- a CDS encoding ATP-dependent DNA helicase, with amino-acid sequence MTLKILALLEQPTHPTEHLEHWLAQFQTTDYRQLSRLSDEQISALMMAAKHPISIITGGPGRGKTYVLKTIIEWFMHTDKAIALAAPTGKAANRMKDATGIEATTIHRLLQWQGNNAVFLYNEDNLLNLDCLIIDEFSMVDIFLFNSLLKALDKKTRIVLVGDFDQLPSIGAGMVLRDLIVSELVPTTFLQTIYRQRHESPIIYAANDVNSGIVPTLHNFNQVSDWMDVGDCAMIQKDSPQATSQAIVELVKAIGQSGVDLNQQLIILAPQKQGDCGVHNLNQLLAPIFNPKLENQPQVVSGSVIYRVGDRVIQLKNRYETVPPVMNGEIGQVIAVEPEKFLVTISWEGGAIVNYYPGDFEQIMHSFCITCHKSQGSQFPYVIFPLVRANYRMLTRQLLYTTMTRAMGTFIAVGQHEALKTAVATDKPAQRFTGLTNLLISPVEQLSEIWQSLSNTRKTTCTTTSSPTVTVASRLQQRQLTATQGQMTTIGSLALQMYESKYGYRPSKQPELVGKFRFNTYHYETTAIDEIDSAIDAVLLQ; translated from the coding sequence GTGACTTTGAAGATTCTTGCTCTCCTTGAGCAACCAACTCACCCCACTGAACATTTAGAACACTGGTTAGCCCAATTCCAAACTACTGACTATCGCCAACTTTCACGTTTAAGTGATGAACAAATTAGTGCCTTGATGATGGCAGCCAAACATCCAATTAGCATTATCACTGGTGGCCCTGGTCGAGGGAAAACTTATGTACTGAAAACCATTATTGAATGGTTCATGCATACTGATAAAGCGATTGCACTTGCCGCTCCAACAGGGAAAGCTGCTAACCGGATGAAAGATGCTACAGGCATTGAAGCAACTACTATTCACCGTTTATTGCAATGGCAGGGAAACAATGCGGTTTTTCTTTATAACGAGGATAATCTTCTAAATCTTGATTGTCTAATCATTGATGAATTTTCAATGGTTGACATTTTTCTGTTCAATTCGCTGCTCAAAGCCTTGGACAAAAAAACCAGAATTGTACTGGTAGGGGACTTTGATCAATTACCCAGTATTGGCGCGGGAATGGTCTTGCGGGATTTAATTGTTTCTGAACTCGTGCCAACAACTTTCTTACAGACGATTTATCGCCAACGGCACGAAAGCCCGATTATTTATGCTGCTAATGATGTCAATTCTGGCATAGTCCCTACACTGCACAATTTTAATCAAGTTTCTGATTGGATGGATGTCGGTGACTGTGCAATGATTCAAAAAGACTCGCCCCAAGCGACCTCCCAAGCCATCGTTGAGTTGGTTAAAGCTATTGGCCAGTCAGGTGTTGATTTAAATCAACAACTAATAATCTTAGCGCCCCAAAAACAAGGAGACTGTGGAGTTCACAATCTCAATCAGCTTCTTGCGCCTATCTTTAATCCAAAACTTGAAAATCAACCACAAGTTGTCTCTGGGTCAGTTATCTACCGTGTGGGCGATCGCGTAATCCAGCTGAAAAACCGTTATGAAACTGTCCCGCCCGTAATGAATGGCGAGATCGGTCAGGTTATTGCTGTGGAGCCGGAAAAATTTTTGGTTACGATCTCTTGGGAGGGCGGTGCTATTGTTAATTATTATCCTGGAGACTTCGAGCAAATTATGCACTCGTTTTGTATAACTTGTCACAAGAGTCAAGGTAGCCAATTTCCTTATGTGATTTTCCCATTGGTTAGGGCTAATTACCGGATGTTAACCCGTCAGCTGCTCTACACGACTATGACTCGCGCAATGGGTACATTCATCGCAGTTGGACAGCATGAAGCATTGAAAACTGCTGTCGCTACTGATAAACCCGCCCAGCGTTTTACTGGACTAACCAATCTCCTCATTTCACCTGTTGAGCAACTTAGTGAAATCTGGCAGAGTTTGAGCAACACCAGAAAAACCACTTGTACGACAACATCTTCCCCTACTGTTACTGTCGCTTCTAGGCTACAACAACGTCAACTGACTGCAACGCAAGGACAGATGACTACTATTGGTAGTCTTGCACTACAAATGTATGAATCCAAGTATGGTTATCGTCCGTCAAAACAGCCCGAACTTGTAGGTAAGTTTCGCTTTAATACTTATCACTATGAAACTACCGCAATTGACGAGATTGATTCAGCAATTGACGCAGTTCTGCTCCAATAA
- a CDS encoding tyrosine-type recombinase/integrase yields the protein MKIDRHGRAKILSLQDIQLLFSQGVDSLRDKALFAVMLYTACRVNEAVTLLKRDVYDAKGKVRAKIIFRKGNTKGKLATRAIPVIQELRVRLQAYNPRDDSPWLFPGNADHSRANNHLHRDSALWILRVACKKVGVEGVSSHSFRRTALTSMSNAGIPLRVIQEISGHRTLDELYKYLEVREDQVLGAVSSLALLAPVDEDDFGKPNFVEVTDNSVKKRH from the coding sequence TTGAAAATTGATAGGCATGGTCGAGCAAAGATTCTGTCTTTGCAGGATATCCAACTTCTGTTCTCGCAGGGGGTAGATTCACTGCGAGACAAAGCGCTGTTTGCGGTGATGCTTTACACAGCGTGTCGGGTGAACGAAGCAGTGACGTTGCTTAAGCGGGACGTATATGATGCCAAAGGAAAAGTCAGAGCCAAAATCATCTTTCGCAAAGGTAACACGAAAGGGAAACTGGCTACCCGTGCCATCCCGGTAATTCAAGAATTGCGAGTCAGGTTGCAAGCATATAACCCGCGTGATGATTCTCCTTGGCTGTTCCCTGGAAATGCTGACCACTCAAGAGCCAATAACCACCTGCACCGAGATTCGGCACTGTGGATATTGCGAGTCGCTTGCAAAAAAGTAGGAGTTGAAGGCGTAAGCTCTCACAGCTTTCGGCGCACAGCACTCACCTCGATGAGTAATGCCGGGATTCCCTTAAGAGTGATTCAGGAAATTTCTGGGCATCGCACGTTGGACGAGCTGTACAAGTACCTGGAGGTAAGAGAAGATCAAGTATTGGGAGCGGTATCATCTTTAGCACTACTTGCTCCGGTCGATGAAGACGACTTCGGGAAACCCAACTTTGTCGAAGTGACCGATAATTCAGTAAAGAAAAGGCATTGA